Below is a window of Triticum urartu cultivar G1812 unplaced genomic scaffold, Tu2.1 TuUngrouped_contig_6443, whole genome shotgun sequence DNA.
CATATGTACATCCAACAATTCAACATCTTCATCATAGGCTGTATCTCGCATGGCATTAGACAATTCCCAGAGCATTCGGTAGATGGACGGCGAGTCCGGGTGAGACGCGTCCTGGGCTACGAAGGCGTGCACCTCGTTCCTGACCTCCACCCAGCTGATCCCGGCCTCCTTCTTCACCCCAGCCTCGTCCATCCTGCGCCGCACCATGTCGGCGTCGCGCCACTCCCCGTGCATCGCATGTATGCCAGACATCAGCACGTAGCTTGCCGAGTCCTGGCCTGAGAGCCCCACGAGCTTTTCGGCGGCGAGCCTCCCCGTCTCCAGGTTGCCGTGCAGCCTGCATGACGCCAACATCGTCTTCCACACTAGGACGTCGGGCTCAAAAGGCATCTCCTCGATCAGGCAGAGGGCGTCGTCGAACCTGCCACTACGGCCCAGCATGTCGACCGCGCAGGCATAGTGTGAGGGGGTCAGGAAGGCGCCATACCGGCCGGCCATTGCTGATCTGAAGAATGCCACACCTTCATCCACCATCCCGGCGTGGTTGCAAGCTGCTAGGATTCCCAGGAGCGTCGACTCATTGGGCTCACCGCCAATGGAACACATCTCGCTGAACGCCTTCAATGCCATGTCCACCTCACCGTGCTGCGCGTACCCGTGGATCAGCGAGTTCCAGGACGTCACATCACGGTGATCCATGACGTTGAACACGAGCCTCGCGGGCACGATCTGGCCGCACTTGGAGTACATGTTGATCAACGCGTTCCCCGTGCAGCCCAGCATGTCGACCGCGCAGGCATAGTGTGAGGGTGTCAGGAAGGCGCCATACCGGCCGGCCATTGCTGATCTGAAGAATGCCACACCTTCATCCACCATCCCGGCGTGGTTGCAAGCTGCTAGGATTCCCAGGAGCGTCGACTCATTGGGCTCACCGCCAATGGAACACATCTCGCTGAACGCCTTCAATGCCATGTCCACCTCACCGTGCTGCGCGTACCCGTGGATCAGCGAGTTCCAGGACGTCACATCACGGTGATCCATGACGTTGAACACGAGCCTCGCGGGCACGATCTGGCCGCACTTGGAGTACATGTTGATCAACGCGTTCCCCGTGCAGATCTTCATGTCGCACCCTAGCTTCAGGGCTAGGCAATGGAACTGACTCCCTTGGTCCAGCAATGCCAGGTCTGCGCAGGAGCTTAGCACGCTGGAGAAGGCATAGTCGTTTGGCATGAGACCTTGTGAGTGCATCTGGGAGAGCAGTGCTATGGCCTTCTCACCATGGCCGTTCTGGAAGTATGCAGAGATTGCTGCTGTCCAGCTGACAATGTCTGGATCCTCGA
It encodes the following:
- the LOC125530617 gene encoding pentatricopeptide repeat-containing protein At4g13650-like, coding for LVSAFCRSGEFKRAAEALSQMMERGVEPNEHTVTSILAAACCPLVLGVQIHGYMIKAMGSSQSVYAWSALIDFYSRNGELDMAKTVFDSLQCKNVVTWCTMMQLHIRDGRPEDALQLFDEMISEGIVDPNEFAFSIALGACESIALGSQLHSLAIKRDLASDLRVSNALLSMYGRSGLVKELEAVLRGIEDPDIVSWTAAISAYFQNGHGEKAIALLSQMHSQGLMPNDYAFSSVLSSCADLALLDQGSQFHCLALKLGCDMKICTGNALINMYSKCGQIVPARLVFNVMDHRDVTSWNSLIHGYAQHGEVDMALKAFSEMCSIGGEPNESTLLGILAACNHAGMVDEGVAFFRSAMAGRYGAFLTPSHYACAVDMLGRSGRFDDALCLIEEMPFEPDVLVWKTMLASCRLHGNLETGRLAAEKLVGLSGQDSASYVLMSGIHAMHGEWRDADMVRRRMDEAGVKKEAGISWVEVRNEVHAFVAQDASHPDSPSIYRMLWELSNAMRDTAYDEDVELLDVHMQI